A segment of the Bacteriovorax sp. PP10 genome:
GAGCCGTTTCCTCTCGCAGAAGTCGACCGAGTTAAACCCTCAGCTCATTGCTAAAATCACTGCAAAACTCAATATACCTCTCCATGAAATGATTGATTTTGTCGAAGAGGACTTTGCTGACCGTTTTATTAGATTGGTGAAGTTCTATAAAGACGAGTTGAATGAAGATGAAGTGACTCCCGAAGAGATCACCGATTCAGCACCTGATGTGGCCACGCAAAAGAGTGAGAACAAAACGACCACTACTGAGAGAAGGCTTACAGCAGAAGAGCGCAGAGAAGAAACCAGAGAGATCATTAAAGAAGAAAAAACTTCTTCTAAAGATCGAGCAGATAAAAGTATTAGAGAAAAACTTGAAAGCCTTACTCCAAGACAGAGAGCTTTTATGACAGAGTTTTTAAATTTAAAATTAGAAGAGCGAGACTTGATCGTCGATCTTGGGAACAATATGTTTCAGTACTTCAAAATGAAAGGTATGGATTTATGATTAAACTCACGACAGCGTTTTTAACTCTATGTTTGATTCCAACGCTGACGTGGGCGACTCCGCAAAAAATTGAAATGATTTTTTTATCTCCCGCAAAAGTTTCAATGCTCCTTGAGCAGTTAGATAAAATGGATACAACGAAGATGTCGAAGTATGTTGCTCAGGCAGATATGGAGCATTGTGTGCCGATGGGAGATGGATGTTTCCATCCGCAGTACGGTTATATGGAAAAGAAACCCGATAAAAAACCAGATGCAAAAGAAATTGCAGAA
Coding sequences within it:
- a CDS encoding helix-turn-helix domain-containing protein is translated as MAEFRRSKVEMFLGVTRKYMQVRGAMSQKELAEQTDVGISTMSRFLSQKSTELNPQLIAKITAKLNIPLHEMIDFVEEDFADRFIRLVKFYKDELNEDEVTPEEITDSAPDVATQKSENKTTTTERRLTAEERREETREIIKEEKTSSKDRADKSIREKLESLTPRQRAFMTEFLNLKLEERDLIVDLGNNMFQYFKMKGMDL